The sequence below is a genomic window from Aspergillus nidulans FGSC A4 chromosome V.
AGGCGTTTAGTATTAGCATGTATCAAGGTACTGTCCGCTCCCGGTGGAGGACTGTTTTAGGGCTCGATTAGGCTGACTCGCGATGCTAGTGACCTCGACTTCGGTCAGTAAGGGCCTAAGTGCTCCAATGGCCATTGCGGCTGTGGTGGTCGGACATATTCTCGTTTGTATTCCGGCTATGCTTGATGGGTATGTATTGCCCGTTCCCCTTCTTTGCATTAAATGATGCGTGGAGAATGGGTACAGGTTGGATAGCGGTTAACGTTGGATAATAGCTACGTGGGTGCCATCTTTGGCATCAACTTCCCCGTCTACACTCGAGCCAGCTTCGGTATGAAGGGGAGCTACTTCGCCGTCTTCGGTATGCTTCCTCCAGACTCTCCTCTTACACCCACACAGCCACCGCCTCTAACAAAGGGCATGCAGTTAGAGGGATTGTCGCTATTATCTGGTTTGGCACGCAGACGTACCAGGCCGGCCAATGCGTGTCTACCATGCTAAGCGCCATCTGGCCGTCCTTCAACCACTTCCCTAACCACCTCCCATCCTCCGGCCCAATCACCTCCGCCGAactcctctgcttcttcctcgccatcatcCTGCAAGCGCCACTGCTATGGCTCAAAGTGTCCAAGCTACGATACCTCTTTATCGTGAAAACGTGCATCATGCCGATCTTCGGAATAGTCCTGTTCGCGTGGGCCGTAAAGGCAGCAAACGGCTTCGGGCCGGTCTTTTCCAAACCGTCGAAGATAACCGACGGCACCCCGGTGGCCGTCGTTTTCCTGCAGTGCGTTACCTCGGCCATCGGGCCGAAGGCGACGCTGGCCCTGAACATGCCGGATTTCACGCGGTACGCCAAAACTCCCAGGGAGGTGTTCTGGACGCAGGCCGTGGGACTGGTGGTTCTCGTCTCGCTGTGCGGTGTGCTCGGCGCCACAGTCTCCAGCGCGAGCGAGGTGATCTACGGCGTCCAGACATGGAACCCGCTCGAAGTCGCTGTGCTGTGGAACAACCGTGCAGCACAGTTCTTCGCGGCATTCTGCTGGTGTCTGGCGGCGATCGGCACGAACATCAGCGCGAATAGCGTCTCCTTCTCGAACGACCTGGCCCTCTGGTTTCCCAAGTACGTCGATACCCGTCGCGGGGCGTATATCTGCGCGCTGCTGAGTATCCTCAGTATGCCGTGGTACATTCAAAACAGCGCGGCGAgcttttcatcttttctaGGTGGGTACAGCCTGTTTCTTGGTGCTATTGCTGGGGtgattgtggttgattatTGGGTTTGTCGGGGGCGGAGACTTCGATTGCGCTCACTGTACGAAGCTCATGGTACGCACTACTTCACCAAAGGTGTGAATATACGCGCCATGATCTCGTTTGTCTGCGGCATCGCGCCGAATCTGCCTGGTTTGGCTGCGGTGACAGGGCAAGACGGCGTGCCGAAGGGAGCGAATTACTTGTACAGCTGCAGTTGGTTGGTGAGCATTGTTGTTTCTGGGATGGTCTATTACTTGCTGTTTTTTGTCTGGCCGTTTGATGTTGAAGAGAAAGTCATTGTGCTTgagggaatggaggaggGAGATAGGGTTGttagggttgaggaggcggtggtgcagaagaaggaggctgtcTCTGCATAGCTTTTGTTCCAAATGTGCAATAGTTGTTCATCAGAGCATTAATTCAGGCTAATATTTTATATTTACCCACAAAGTTCCTGTTTAGTCCACTAAAGCGGCCCCCCTAGCCCATCAACACCGTATCCAACGTCCGCTCGCGGCCTCTAGTAGAGGGAATCATAACAGAAGTAAGGGCTTTTGGCACGTCTCTGCAAGTAATGGTATTTCTTATAGTAAAAATCATATTTTGATGCACTAGGGCTACAGATAGTCCTGCCCTCTCATCTCCCTTGTCAGCCTTGAACTAGCATAAACCCCCCTCTTCGCCGTCCTTCCCCCCATCCT
It includes:
- a CDS encoding uracil-allantoin-uric acid/H+ furE (transcript_id=CADANIAT00002891), with protein sequence MGLRERLQVKQGDASLATEAVASNKDLDPIPLDSPKRTWRWPSLLGFWVAEAFSISMYQVTSTSVSKGLSAPMAIAAVVVGHILVCIPAMLDGYVGAIFGINFPVYTRASFGMKGSYFAVFVRGIVAIIWFGTQTYQAGQCVSTMLSAIWPSFNHFPNHLPSSGPITSAELLCFFLAIILQAPLLWLKVSKLRYLFIVKTCIMPIFGIVLFAWAVKAANGFGPVFSKPSKITDGTPVAVVFLQCVTSAIGPKATLALNMPDFTRYAKTPREVFWTQAVGLVVLVSLCGVLGATVSSASEVIYGVQTWNPLEVAVLWNNRAAQFFAAFCWCLAAIGTNISANSVSFSNDLALWFPKYVDTRRGAYICALLSILSMPWYIQNSAASFSSFLGGYSLFLGAIAGVIVVDYWVCRGRRLRLRSLYEAHGTHYFTKGVNIRAMISFVCGIAPNLPGLAAVTGQDGVPKGANYLYSCSWLVSIVVSGMVYYLLFFVWPFDVEEKVIVLEGMEEGDRVVRVEEAVVQKKEAVSA